In the Armatimonadota bacterium genome, one interval contains:
- a CDS encoding site-specific DNA-methyltransferase, which produces MKNTLYYGDNLTIMREHIADESVDLVYLDPPFNSARDYNVLFKQAKKDENQAQITAFTDTWQWSKLTYEEFFREPRNAKLFDLMESLYRILGTSEMMAYLLMMAPRLLELHRVLKPTGSLYLHCDPTASHYLKILLDVVFLPVNFRNEVIWKRTSAHNSANRYGATHDSLLFYTKSSQYTWNAQFSAYDEQYVDAFFTHKDDEGRRWRRTDLTGPGVRQGDSGKPWRGYDPTAGHRHWQPPSYFYDAYKEITGEELGQYDLLARLDKLDEVGMIHWPKKEGGVPQGKRYLDAALGIPMQDIWPDIKPIHNIAAERMGYPTQKPLALLERIISASSNPGDIVFDPFCGCGTAVVAAEKLGRQWIGIDITYIALDLMISRLLKDFGLTRGKEYDVLGDPKDQYSAHKLFEESPKQFEIWAVGLVAGVPQPEKSGDKGVDGKVYFMDLESKLQWAVVQVKGGKLNPGMIRDFSHVIQRDKGAMGFFICLDTPTKGMYTEAEELGFFDSPSGRKIPKLQIRTIKELLEGKEFDFPKGYSLRSSGKKLVREGEQGELGI; this is translated from the coding sequence ATGAAGAACACTCTCTACTACGGCGATAACCTCACCATCATGCGCGAGCACATCGCGGACGAGTCGGTCGATCTGGTCTACCTCGACCCGCCGTTCAACTCCGCGCGGGACTACAACGTCCTCTTCAAGCAGGCGAAGAAGGACGAGAACCAGGCGCAGATCACCGCCTTCACCGATACCTGGCAGTGGAGCAAGCTCACCTACGAGGAGTTCTTCAGGGAGCCGCGCAACGCCAAGCTCTTCGACCTGATGGAGTCGCTCTACCGCATCCTCGGCACCAGCGAGATGATGGCCTACCTCCTCATGATGGCCCCGCGCCTCCTCGAACTCCACCGGGTACTGAAGCCGACCGGGAGCCTCTACCTACACTGCGACCCGACCGCCAGCCACTATCTCAAGATTCTGCTGGACGTGGTATTCCTCCCCGTGAACTTCAGGAACGAGGTGATATGGAAGCGGACCAGTGCCCACAACTCCGCCAATCGGTACGGCGCAACGCATGACAGCCTGCTATTCTACACCAAGTCGAGCCAGTACACGTGGAACGCTCAGTTCTCTGCCTATGACGAGCAGTACGTGGACGCGTTCTTCACTCACAAGGATGACGAAGGACGGCGCTGGCGACGCACTGATCTCACCGGTCCTGGCGTGCGACAAGGGGATAGCGGAAAACCATGGCGGGGATACGACCCTACAGCGGGGCATCGTCACTGGCAGCCACCGTCCTACTTCTACGATGCGTACAAGGAGATTACCGGGGAAGAGCTAGGCCAGTATGATCTGTTAGCTCGTCTCGACAAGCTTGACGAAGTGGGCATGATCCATTGGCCTAAGAAGGAGGGCGGCGTACCTCAGGGCAAGCGGTATCTTGACGCGGCGCTTGGCATACCGATGCAGGACATCTGGCCAGACATCAAACCCATCCACAACATTGCCGCTGAACGCATGGGCTATCCCACGCAGAAGCCGCTCGCGCTCCTGGAGCGGATCATCAGCGCCTCATCGAACCCCGGCGATATCGTGTTCGACCCGTTCTGCGGGTGCGGCACGGCGGTCGTCGCCGCGGAGAAGCTCGGGCGGCAGTGGATCGGCATAGACATCACCTACATCGCGCTCGACCTGATGATCAGCCGCCTGCTGAAGGACTTCGGCCTCACGCGCGGCAAGGAGTACGACGTGCTCGGCGACCCGAAGGACCAGTACTCGGCCCACAAGCTCTTCGAGGAGAGCCCGAAGCAGTTCGAGATATGGGCGGTCGGCCTCGTCGCGGGCGTCCCCCAGCCGGAGAAGAGCGGCGACAAGGGCGTCGACGGCAAGGTCTACTTCATGGACCTCGAAAGCAAGCTCCAGTGGGCGGTCGTGCAGGTCAAGGGCGGGAAGCTGAACCCCGGCATGATCCGGGACTTCTCGCACGTCATCCAGCGAGACAAGGGGGCGATGGGGTTCTTCATCTGCCTCGACACGCCGACGAAGGGGATGTATACCGAAGCGGAGGAACTCGGGTTCTTCGACTCGCCCTCAGGCCGGAAGATCCCCAAGCTCCAGATACGCACGATCAAGGAACTCCTGGAGGGCAAGGAGTTCGACTTCCCCAAGGGCTACTCCCTGCGCTCCTCCGGCAAGAAGCTCGTCCGCGAAGGAGAGCAGGGGGAGTTGGGGATATGA
- a CDS encoding phosphodiester glycosidase family protein, with product MNRRNGLFRLIVVSAALILPLGAARGETFIKQLANGVVYKQIIGRPSDPVSGTLPRIINVLTIDPKAPGVEIRAVLAHDRVNDLDPTRGREDMGSIARRLHAAAVVNTDFCNWTGDPLGLHVENGQLVSEPYPRRTMFGMTATGKYLYDVLGWDAKVTLPDGASRAINGLERDRGPGELIAYTRKWFTSTCTKDNGSEAVITTKDLPIRLGVPIRGTVSKLRPDLGDTPIPEDGIVLSGAGPAGDFVENALKEGMEVTLTFDVVPTATTGWNEVVQAAGGTPRLIRDGVIIEDFQQEGIGMGHITTAHPRTALGTTADGKLVLATVDGRQQNATGMPLPNLALLMKSLGCVDALSLDGGGSSTMATWFGILNSPSDGKLRPLPNGIAVFADEPSWPSVDFEISQVTKPVASAETVRLRLIDSATRQPLKKMLASRAIWSTDKGIGFVDQAGIFTGYKVGKVEVVVRLGSKFARTTIETVAGPPKRLTAVLEAVEPGKADLTVGVTDIGANGIAGLRPRVKISGGKLDAGEVVTGEIGKASVGVKWAGPSGGRIEVSYPGLTPVVVEQLSP from the coding sequence ATGAACCGCCGAAACGGCCTTTTCCGCCTCATAGTCGTCTCCGCCGCACTCATCCTGCCGCTCGGCGCGGCGCGCGGCGAGACCTTCATCAAGCAGCTCGCCAACGGAGTCGTCTACAAGCAGATCATCGGCCGCCCGTCCGACCCCGTGAGCGGCACTCTGCCCCGGATCATCAACGTCCTGACGATTGACCCGAAGGCGCCCGGCGTCGAGATCAGGGCCGTCCTCGCGCACGACCGGGTGAACGACCTCGACCCGACCAGGGGCCGCGAGGACATGGGCTCGATCGCGAGGAGGCTCCACGCGGCGGCGGTCGTCAACACCGATTTCTGCAACTGGACCGGCGATCCGCTCGGCCTGCACGTCGAGAACGGCCAACTCGTCAGCGAGCCGTACCCGCGCCGCACGATGTTCGGCATGACGGCGACCGGAAAGTACCTCTACGACGTGCTCGGCTGGGACGCGAAGGTGACTCTCCCTGACGGCGCCTCCCGCGCGATCAACGGCCTGGAGCGCGACCGGGGGCCCGGCGAGCTCATCGCCTACACCCGGAAGTGGTTCACGAGCACCTGCACGAAGGACAACGGCTCCGAGGCCGTCATCACCACGAAAGACCTCCCGATCCGGCTCGGAGTCCCGATTCGCGGCACGGTCTCGAAACTGAGGCCCGACCTCGGCGACACGCCGATCCCGGAGGACGGCATCGTGCTCTCCGGCGCGGGACCGGCGGGCGACTTCGTCGAGAACGCCCTGAAGGAGGGCATGGAGGTCACGCTGACCTTCGACGTCGTCCCGACCGCGACCACCGGCTGGAACGAGGTCGTGCAGGCCGCCGGCGGAACCCCCAGGCTCATCAGGGACGGGGTGATCATCGAGGATTTCCAGCAGGAGGGCATCGGGATGGGGCACATCACGACCGCCCACCCCAGGACGGCCCTCGGCACGACCGCCGACGGGAAGCTGGTGCTCGCCACCGTGGACGGCCGCCAGCAGAACGCGACCGGCATGCCGCTCCCGAACCTCGCGCTCCTGATGAAGTCGCTCGGGTGCGTGGACGCCCTGAGCCTCGACGGGGGCGGGTCGAGCACGATGGCGACGTGGTTCGGCATCCTGAACAGCCCGTCCGACGGGAAGCTGAGGCCGCTCCCGAACGGGATCGCGGTCTTCGCGGACGAGCCGTCGTGGCCCTCGGTGGACTTCGAGATCTCGCAGGTTACGAAGCCGGTGGCCTCCGCGGAGACGGTCCGGCTCAGACTCATTGACTCCGCGACCAGGCAGCCGTTGAAGAAGATGCTCGCGAGCAGGGCGATCTGGAGCACGGACAAGGGCATCGGGTTCGTGGACCAGGCGGGAATCTTCACCGGCTACAAGGTCGGCAAGGTGGAAGTCGTGGTCCGGCTCGGCTCGAAGTTCGCGCGGACGACGATCGAGACGGTCGCCGGCCCGCCGAAGCGCCTGACGGCCGTCCTGGAGGCGGTCGAACCCGGCAAGGCCGACCTCACCGTCGGCGTGACGGACATCGGGGCGAACGGGATCGCGGGTCTGAGACCGCGCGTCAAGATCAGCGGCGGGAAGCTCGACGCGGGCGAGGTAGTCACCGGCGAGATCGGCAAGGCGTCGGTCGGCGTGAAGTGGGCCGGCCCGTCCGGCGGGCGGATCGAGGTCTCCTACCCCGGCTTGACGCCGGTGGTGGTGGAACAGCTGTCACCCTGA